A stretch of the Mesorhizobium huakuii genome encodes the following:
- a CDS encoding putative bifunctional diguanylate cyclase/phosphodiesterase, with product MGRTKTENIPADVYIQFVRSLFDNAHMLVIGGVCYWILGFMIYLRTHNPLFLGFSFGLLSISLFRYSGIRGFRKAGGVIANVEEARRWERTYILKGSLQGLGLGALCFISIYVYPDPFAELAATSLAIATLVTVVGRNYGSPLMVRIFSVTFIGPAALALLLRMDLPSVVLGLMIIPLTFITINSADHVRNVLFSAVIGHKEARKLAHRFDRALNTMSHGLVMLGPNGRVVVANAEAAHLMSLKSANALLGRSIHGLLMRGVAGGMLAPKDCRYIEAQLTRALREGRDRKVLVSLANGQHYEFSAREGSQELGVITFEDVTARVEAEDKIRFMARYDNLTGLPNRAYFHELIGEAMASGDRDRFCGLAVLDLDDFKSVNDTLGHPIGDGLIYAVAERLAAVAGQGITVSRFGGDEFMVFFDRIEDESHLTTQIDEIFAALQGEVDVAGHGLRIQASGGAVLSRVRDSDVDAMIVKADLALYKAKELGKNGWRLFEAAMDAAFRNRQLMKADLRSAVESKELRVVYQPIVAMSTMRIASCEALCRWDHPDLGPISPGIFIPLAEEMGIISEISTFVLQAACTECAKWPDQTSVSVNLSAKDFRNRDVIEKVRDALANSGLAAGRLEIEVTETALLDDKSLTRQYIEELKQLGVRIALDDFGTGYSSLSYLHKLPLDKIKIDRSFLMDVTQNNRSLELLKGIVSLSRPLGLSVTVEGVETFEQLKILALQVKPDLVQGFLFGAALSASGIETMSNVTWPFAADLRLTGKRTASSGKRTASQLS from the coding sequence ATGGGCAGAACAAAAACCGAAAACATCCCCGCGGATGTTTATATCCAGTTTGTGCGGTCGTTGTTCGACAACGCCCACATGCTGGTGATCGGCGGCGTATGCTACTGGATCCTCGGATTCATGATCTACCTGCGTACGCACAACCCTTTGTTTCTGGGCTTTTCTTTTGGTCTGCTGTCCATCAGCCTTTTCCGCTACTCCGGCATTCGCGGTTTCCGAAAGGCGGGCGGCGTAATCGCCAATGTCGAAGAGGCGCGGCGGTGGGAGCGCACCTATATCCTCAAGGGCAGCCTCCAGGGCCTCGGCTTGGGCGCGCTGTGTTTCATATCGATCTATGTATATCCCGATCCGTTTGCCGAACTGGCCGCGACGTCGCTGGCCATCGCCACCCTGGTGACGGTTGTTGGCCGGAACTACGGCTCTCCGCTCATGGTGCGGATTTTTTCCGTGACCTTCATTGGTCCGGCGGCACTTGCACTCTTGCTGCGCATGGATCTCCCCTCGGTCGTTCTCGGGTTGATGATCATCCCGTTGACGTTCATCACGATCAACAGTGCCGACCACGTCCGCAACGTGCTTTTCTCGGCTGTCATCGGCCACAAGGAAGCGAGGAAGCTCGCGCACAGGTTCGACCGCGCCCTCAACACCATGTCGCACGGCCTTGTCATGCTCGGCCCCAATGGCCGGGTGGTGGTGGCCAATGCCGAGGCTGCCCATCTGATGTCGCTCAAGTCCGCGAATGCGCTGCTCGGGCGGTCGATCCATGGTCTCCTCATGCGCGGCGTTGCCGGCGGCATGCTGGCGCCGAAGGACTGCCGCTATATCGAGGCTCAGCTGACGCGTGCCCTGCGCGAGGGCCGCGACCGCAAGGTGCTCGTTTCCCTCGCCAACGGCCAGCATTACGAATTCTCGGCCCGCGAAGGCAGCCAGGAACTCGGTGTCATTACCTTCGAGGACGTGACGGCGCGTGTTGAAGCGGAAGACAAGATCCGCTTCATGGCGCGCTATGACAATCTCACCGGCCTGCCCAATCGCGCCTATTTCCACGAGCTGATCGGCGAGGCGATGGCGTCCGGCGACCGCGATCGTTTTTGCGGCCTTGCCGTGCTCGACCTTGACGATTTCAAGAGCGTCAACGACACGCTCGGCCATCCGATCGGCGACGGGTTGATCTACGCGGTCGCCGAGCGTCTTGCCGCCGTTGCCGGGCAAGGCATCACCGTCAGCCGTTTCGGCGGCGACGAATTCATGGTCTTCTTCGACCGCATCGAGGACGAGAGCCATCTGACCACGCAGATCGACGAGATCTTTGCGGCGCTGCAGGGCGAGGTGGACGTCGCCGGCCATGGGCTGCGCATCCAGGCCAGCGGCGGCGCCGTGCTGTCGCGGGTCAGGGACAGCGATGTCGACGCCATGATCGTCAAGGCGGATCTGGCGCTCTACAAGGCCAAGGAGCTGGGCAAGAACGGCTGGCGGCTGTTCGAGGCGGCGATGGACGCGGCATTCCGCAACCGGCAGCTGATGAAGGCGGATCTGCGCAGCGCTGTGGAAAGCAAGGAATTGCGCGTGGTCTATCAGCCGATCGTGGCGATGAGCACCATGCGCATCGCCAGCTGCGAGGCGCTATGCCGCTGGGATCATCCCGATCTCGGGCCGATTTCGCCCGGTATTTTCATTCCGCTGGCCGAGGAAATGGGCATCATTTCCGAGATCAGCACTTTCGTGCTGCAGGCAGCCTGCACCGAATGCGCCAAATGGCCTGACCAGACCAGCGTCTCGGTCAACCTCTCGGCCAAGGATTTCCGCAACCGCGACGTCATCGAGAAGGTTCGCGATGCGCTGGCGAATTCCGGCCTCGCCGCCGGCCGGCTGGAGATCGAGGTCACCGAAACGGCGCTGCTCGACGACAAATCTTTGACGCGCCAGTATATCGAGGAACTGAAGCAGCTCGGCGTGCGCATCGCGCTGGACGATTTCGGCACTGGCTATTCGAGCCTGAGCTACCTCCACAAGCTGCCGCTCGACAAGATCAAGATCGACCGCTCGTTCCTGATGGACGTCACCCAGAACAATCGTTCGCTGGAACTGCTCAAGGGCATTGTCAGCCTGTCGCGGCCACTCGGGCTTTCGGTGACCGTGGAAGGCGTCGAGACCTTCGAACAGCTCAAGATCCTGGCTTTGCAGGTCAAACCGGATCTCGTGCAAGGTTTCCTCTTCGGCGCCGCGCTGAGTGCGTCGGGTATCGAAACGATGTCGAATGTCACCTGGCCATTCGCCGCGGACCTGCGTCTCACCGGCAAACGAACAGCCAGTTCCGGCAAACGGACAGCCAGTCAGTTGTCGTGA
- a CDS encoding N-acyl amino acid synthase FeeM domain-containing protein, with product MVRAAGDSVLNRSMMQLLEHVDYRLITGGEDLEAIYRLRYKSYLRSGMCGPIAGGMFEDRWDNLPNSYRFGVYFYGELVSTIRFHYISREHANSPSVDAYPEILIERLARGETFIDGTRFATDPDSAPAPGVLPFLTLRLAMVASLYFGQDSVLTPVKVEHSNFYSRYFNAVQRTEAKEFPGVLTRIALFEIPAGENMRLTLERFPFFRSTPTEQRLMFANPAINRLTPLSIVPTAKYYRAAA from the coding sequence GTGGTCAGGGCAGCCGGCGATTCGGTGCTGAACCGATCGATGATGCAACTGCTGGAGCATGTCGACTATCGCCTCATTACCGGAGGCGAGGATTTGGAGGCGATTTACCGGCTTCGCTACAAATCCTATCTGCGCTCAGGCATGTGCGGCCCAATCGCCGGCGGGATGTTCGAGGATCGCTGGGACAATCTGCCCAATTCCTACCGGTTCGGTGTCTATTTCTATGGCGAGTTGGTCAGCACGATCCGCTTCCATTACATTTCTCGGGAGCACGCGAATTCGCCCTCCGTCGATGCCTATCCGGAAATACTGATCGAGCGACTTGCCCGCGGAGAAACCTTTATCGACGGAACCCGGTTTGCAACCGATCCCGATAGCGCGCCGGCGCCCGGAGTGCTGCCGTTCCTGACCCTCAGGCTTGCCATGGTGGCCTCGCTCTATTTTGGCCAGGACTCGGTGCTGACGCCGGTCAAGGTCGAGCATTCCAATTTTTATTCGCGTTATTTCAATGCCGTACAGCGGACCGAGGCTAAAGAATTTCCAGGCGTTCTTACCCGGATCGCCTTGTTCGAAATCCCTGCCGGCGAAAATATGCGCCTGACGCTCGAACGGTTCCCATTCTTCAGGTCGACGCCGACGGAGCAGCGGCTGATGTTCGCCAATCCGGCCATCAACCGGCTGACACCCTTGTCCATCGTGCCGACAGCGAAATATTATCGCGCCGCCGCCTGA
- a CDS encoding DUF3096 domain-containing protein — MHISQLALTPLISLIAGVLILIMPRLLNYIVALYLIVVGLLGLFPHLAG; from the coding sequence ATGCACATCTCCCAGCTCGCGCTCACGCCGCTTATCTCGCTGATCGCCGGCGTGCTGATCCTCATCATGCCACGGCTGCTGAACTACATCGTCGCGCTCTATCTGATCGTCGTTGGACTGCTCGGGCTCTTCCCGCACCTCGCCGGCTGA
- a CDS encoding aa3-type cytochrome c oxidase subunit IV: MADHSPTGPVELGAKMDYAEHDRTYAGFLALAKYGSLFCGALLIAMAFGFFAAGFFSATILFILIMAVGAFILR, translated from the coding sequence ATGGCTGATCACTCGCCGACCGGTCCTGTCGAACTGGGCGCGAAGATGGACTATGCGGAACATGACCGCACCTATGCGGGCTTTCTAGCGCTGGCCAAATACGGATCGCTTTTCTGCGGCGCGTTGCTCATCGCGATGGCTTTCGGCTTCTTCGCGGCCGGTTTCTTCTCGGCGACCATCCTGTTCATCCTGATCATGGCCGTCGGCGCCTTCATTCTGCGATAG
- a CDS encoding Re/Si-specific NAD(P)(+) transhydrogenase subunit alpha, whose protein sequence is MGQTVFIPRELDANEPRVAASPDTVKRLAGLGFDVIVETGAGTRSRIPDEEFAKAGAAIGKAADVAKADVVLKVRRPTDAELKSYKAGAAVIAIMDPYGNDAAVAALAKAGVTAFSMEFMPRITRAQSMDVLSSQANLAGYQAVIDGASEYDRALPMMMTAAGTVPAAKVFIMGVGVAGLQAIATARRLGAVVTATDVRPAAKEQVASLGAKFLAVEDDEFKAAETAGGYAKEMSKEYQAKQAALTAEHIAKQDIVITTALIPGRPAPKLVSASMVASMKPGSVLVDLAVERGGNVEGAEPGKVVTTANNVKIVGHLNVPGRVAASASLLYAKNLFAFLETLVDKTTKTLAISRDDDLVKATMLTDGGKVVHPAFAKADQQPHVEPAAIPATTMVADASAEPAAAKKAATKKTAASKSPSPKSKGTA, encoded by the coding sequence GTGGGACAGACGGTTTTCATCCCTCGTGAGCTTGATGCGAACGAGCCGCGTGTCGCGGCCTCGCCCGATACGGTCAAGCGGCTGGCGGGGCTTGGTTTCGATGTGATTGTCGAAACCGGCGCCGGCACGAGGTCGCGTATCCCCGACGAAGAGTTTGCCAAGGCGGGTGCCGCGATCGGCAAGGCCGCAGATGTCGCCAAGGCCGATGTCGTGCTCAAGGTGCGCCGGCCGACGGATGCCGAGCTGAAGAGCTACAAAGCCGGTGCAGCGGTGATCGCCATCATGGATCCCTATGGCAATGACGCGGCGGTCGCGGCGCTCGCGAAGGCCGGTGTCACCGCCTTCTCGATGGAGTTCATGCCACGCATTACCCGCGCGCAATCGATGGACGTGCTGTCCAGCCAGGCTAACCTTGCCGGCTACCAGGCGGTGATCGACGGTGCCTCGGAATATGACCGGGCCTTGCCGATGATGATGACGGCGGCCGGCACGGTGCCGGCGGCGAAAGTCTTCATCATGGGCGTCGGCGTCGCCGGCCTGCAGGCGATCGCCACGGCGCGTCGTCTTGGTGCCGTTGTCACCGCCACCGACGTGCGCCCCGCCGCCAAGGAACAGGTCGCCTCGCTCGGCGCGAAATTCCTGGCCGTCGAGGACGACGAGTTCAAGGCCGCCGAAACCGCCGGCGGCTATGCCAAGGAAATGTCCAAGGAATACCAGGCCAAGCAGGCGGCGCTCACCGCCGAGCACATCGCCAAGCAGGACATCGTCATCACCACGGCGCTGATCCCCGGCCGCCCGGCGCCGAAGCTGGTCTCGGCGTCGATGGTCGCGTCGATGAAGCCGGGTTCGGTGCTCGTCGATCTCGCGGTAGAGCGTGGCGGCAATGTCGAGGGTGCTGAGCCGGGCAAGGTCGTCACCACGGCCAACAATGTAAAGATCGTCGGCCATCTCAACGTACCGGGCCGTGTCGCCGCATCCGCCTCGCTGCTCTACGCCAAGAACCTGTTCGCTTTCCTTGAGACGCTGGTCGACAAGACGACGAAGACGCTCGCCATCAGCCGCGACGACGATCTGGTCAAGGCGACGATGCTGACCGACGGTGGCAAGGTCGTGCATCCGGCCTTCGCCAAGGCCGACCAGCAGCCCCATGTCGAGCCGGCAGCGATCCCGGCCACGACCATGGTCGCCGACGCCTCGGCCGAGCCGGCTGCTGCAAAGAAAGCCGCGACCAAGAAAACCGCCGCATCCAAGTCGCCCTCGCCCAAGTCGAAAGGGACCGCGTGA